ATTTGATCTCCACTGGGATTCAACttggaagcaaaaaaaatacactgtggGGAGGACTTTGTAGCTGCAAAACCATAGCAACCTTTTTCCAAGTCTGCTTGCttaatcacagcagcagcacaactgGGATCTTAGATTTGGTCCTCAGAAGAACAAATTTTCTGGCTGAACCTTCAAAAATCCTCCGGCAGAGGTATCACTTTTGCCCAAAGGAAGCTCATATGCTTATGCCTTTATTAGAGAACAGACAGCGGTGATAAACAGGAAATCAGGGGAGAGAGAATCGGCTGAATGTCACGCAACACAGTTGCCCAGCTTGAGTCAAACCAGGCACGTTGCGATTACATGGTCAGCACCTTAAACCCCTAAGCTACTAGAACACTCATGTACCTGGTTTTTAATCTGGATTGCTTCAATTCAGCAatattaaatgtatatatagatGGCTGCAAGACTGAATGGAACTCTTAACACTTAGCAGATGAcacaagaccacacacacacacacacacacacacaatttgacTCAAAGACATGAACAGATTACATGTGCATGGATGTGTTTAATATGTTTCACTTCACATGGAGCAACAGCGCAAACCATAACACAGGATGAGGGCATATTCTTGTGGGAACGGAGCCAGTGCATCTGACCGTATTGACATTTTACGAATGGGGGAGAACACAAAAAGCAGGTAATGAGCAGCATTTTtttggatgtaaaaaaaaatcaaaatttaaaGTAAATAGTATATTAGATCATATAAATCTAAGAATACATTGATTTGTAGGTTAGAATACTATGATGAAATTATGCAGATGTGATTTATGAAAGGGCATGATTTCACTGCCTGCTTGGTGACACTCCACATGCGTCATCAAAACCAGATTCCTCTCCcgtgtgtttttacagtttgctCCTCAGTCTCCCCCAGCCTCGCCCCAGAGACCTAATGCATCATTTGAGGCTCATACAATTCACTGCTTCCCAAGCCACTGGCTCCTACCAGCCTGATAGAGGCATTTTTCGCCACTTAGAAACACGCACTGTGTATCCGATCCCTTCCTCCTTAATATGTCCTCTATTACCATCAGGCATTTATGCCTGTTTTTTCTACTTCAGTAACCACTGAGCACCGGCTTCATTAAAACTAATTGAATCGGAAACATGTCTGCCCGAGGAAACATTAACTCTTTCTATTAAGGAAATTTCCGATTTCATTTTGTCAATAAGGTCAGAGGACTCAGCCTGTGTGTTCAATACTGATACATCTGTGCCCATAAACTTTAACTGTAGAGCTGTTTAACCCAAGCAGACACAGTGTACGATGTATCACACAATTCAAACTCTTGTGGTTTTTTAACAAATTATGTCATAATTTGTTAAAATCGCctcgttttttttctccaactcTATATTTTCCAGCAAAAACCTGACGAAACCCGTCTCTAACACAGAGTCCTGCCAGTTTAATTGCATTATTAATTTCTTGTGGTTGGTGTAATTGAGTGTTGGTATACAAGCACTGCATTAATAGTTTTTACTGACCACACTTGAAACAATAATTTGATGGCATCTGTCAGAAATCAATGTGCAATAACAGAGCATACACAGCTGTTTAATATGAGGTAAATATTTATGAGTGATCTGACTAGGCATCAAGTCCAGTCAATCTTCTTTGAAAGGATCTGTGCAAATGATTAACCTCATTTTACTGGTGCTGTCTAGGCTGGTAATGGCCATTAGAGCTAAGAAGGAGTGAGGCCTTTGATTTTTGGCTCCTCATCATTCACAGCTTGTCGCATCCCTTCATCCTTCATACATGGCTGCTGAATTGATTGTCTGTTTAGTCCTATGAATGATAAAGCTGCTCTGGGCCACAGGCTGAGAGGGACAGACACGGCTCACTTCCATCTATATGCAAGGTGGATTTCTTTCCCTGCCTCGCCACTTGGAAATCAgctttttgcattatttattggACAATCATCAGCATTTCAATATGGTAAATCAAATAGTCACAGTAATATAACTATAGACAGTCGTATCCAAAGGGCCATCGTTCAactcattattcattcattttgtttagAGCTAGAGTCGGCAGGACTCATGAGATTCATAAGTTGTGTAATCAACATGTTTTACTGCGGGCTTGCACAGCAGCCTGTCTGAACAGAGGGAAAGGTAATgcgctgaatgaatgaaaagtagCAGAATTATTGAAAAGTGGTGGGTAGCCAGGGACCGCTGATGAGACAGTTGGAGAATAACCTCTGTAGGAAGCGGCAACATGCAAACCAGAGTGCTCCTTCTGTTTCTATTTCAGGCCTTGCTCGCAAGCTCTCTAATGAAGATATTGAAGCGTACTTCAAAAGAACATAAAATGCAAAGAAAGATAATACTTAACTGCAATGTACTCTTGATTTTATCCAAGTCGGAGAAAGTTCCATGTGGTGCCTGAGACTTGTATGCTGTATAGAGCGGAGATGGAGCGTTGACAGGCTGCGTGTGGCTCACAAGACTATTAATGCATCTTTATAATTATTCTCCCACTACACCTTTCATTGACTGGTGCTGCACCCTCTCCATACTCTttgctgctgtggctgaaaataTAACTTATTTCTACTTTATCTATTCCAGTAACAGTTTGAGCAGCAgcgaggttttttttttttcctcacgtCTGTCTACCAAGTTCTCATGTAGTACAAAGGTGAAAGGTCAAGTGGTCTCCCACCACGGGGGTCAGATGAGGCAAATGTCTGGCTTATCTTGGCCTCCCAATATTGTAATTCACACATCATTGACCCCTCCAGACTAAATCTAAATCAGAGCCAAATTGTCAACATATGAACCCTTGAAGACAAAATTACACATTAGGGTCAAAAAGAAAGCGTATCCTTGTTCAGGTGTGTTGTTTGAGGCTGGCGCCTGATGTAACTGTAGATATCAGTGGTCAGCTCAAACCAGCCACTGCAGGCAGTCGCCAGTCTGAACACACCTACTGCAGAGCCACAGCACTTCAAATCCACCAAGCACCACACATGCCAGTCTGTCAAAGTGCATCACAGAGTCAGACAAAAATGCAGCAATGTGCATCCGTGCGTGCAACATAATCCACGATCATCACAGTGTACACCGTGCATCTAATAGCGGCACTGTAGACGTGAAGCAGCGGTCTCATTATTTGACTCCTTTCTCATTTTGTGTACAAACACTTAGCAGCAGATACTCAGGCTCCGTTCTCGGCCACCTTCACCTGCTGGCTTCGGTTTTCACTGTTCTCTGCGCAGGAGCTGTGGACGACTCTGAACAACTGGAAAATGATTTCTTATCTTTCCCCTAGCCCTACTTATGCTGACACGATCATAACCTTCCGCTTGTGTCAAGTGTGGGGAGGAAATTAAGTCATGGGCTCTTAATGAATTTAGACTCAAAGTCCTCCAGCATATATAatcatgcacaaacactgacagaagtATTAGCTAcgtgtgtcatgttttattgtgttgagATAGACATGTTTAAAACCTAACTGTACTTTGAGTCAATAGAGAGAACTTGTGACATTGTAATGCACCCTTTCAACAGATCTGCTAAATGTCAGCAAACTGGTTCTGAATGTAATCCCAATTTGCCTTGGAATTAGCACTTTACAGTGACGATCTAATTATTTAGACAATTTATTGCCTGCTGCTAATATCTCTCAAAATAAGCTGTTCCCTTCATCTTGATGATGTGATAAATGTGGAATCACGCAGGATAAGTCCCAGACATGCCTCAGAGCCTGGCGTCACTTCTCTCCTCTGATAGACTAAAGGAAAGGCTTTGTGACAGCGGCACTGCTTCACTTGGTGCAGGCCAATCACTGCCGTTTTATATACATTTCTAAATTATCGTTATTTCTGCAATCAAGGGCGACAATATGCAGATTTGGTGCAGCAGCATCCCAACGTGGCTGAGCTGAACCGTAGTCGTATGAGGGGCCAGTGAAAGGGATTAAAGTCTGTGCAGTAGGAGCCTGTTTTTtgggggctttttttttttttttgtacctgaCTGAGACCAGAAGTGCGGGGCCGGACTCTCTGGGGGTTTGTGGGAGGTTGAGGCGAATAACAGATTACTATTAAACTACAATAAAACACACCTAGGTTACTTTGGCTCCTCAGCCGGCTCCGATATAAACTTCAAACTGTGCAAATGTAGCCTTGAGAAAAATTGCGCCCGTGTGGTGCGTCATCATATCTTTCTTgttcattagaaaataaaaattacacTGAGGAGCGCAGCGCCGTGACGCACAATATAAAGCTGGGTTCACGTTTCACAGTAACTGTGATATTTTCCGCTGCACAGTTGATGCGTTTTCTTCTCATTTGTAATAGCAGGCTGCAGGTGGTGGGACTTTTGTTGTCGGAAAAGTGCAAGTTTAAGTTCTGGTTCTGGGTCTGATTTGTCGGCTGGTTACCAGGCTGTGTTTACGTTGGAAAAGTGCAAATGGCAAATGAAGCGGTTTGAAGGAGCGTCAGACTGATCCCgtatacaaattaaaaaataatgtccTGTAAaggtggacatcacattttaatCCCCTGACTGTGAGGCAACAAGGGAAGTCTCGTCCAGAAAGACTTTTATTTGCACGAGCAAAGAACATCCAGAGGAATGGACTGAATTTTACAATCCGAtgttctttatcttttttgttcgcttacttttatttattttgtctttacttGGAGTTCAAAACGAAAAGAAGAAGACTCCGCTATTTAATCCGCTGTAGCCTTTTCCTTTGGCAATTACAGATAGGCATGATAAAATGAAAGGAGATGCGGGATGTGTTCATagaagtcctttttttttttttttttttataattcaaagaTCAGAAATATGGACACGCATGCAGGAGGAGACCTTTAAGATGCTCCCCAAATTGTAATTTTGATgactgaaatgctgaaatgaaatgacgaCTGTAGGCTGAAATAAACCTCTTCAGGTGGTCGAATAAGAAATTTCTTTCTTGTAAAAAAGAAACTAGAGAATTTGCACTTAGAATAAAACCCGAGCAGGCCTGCCCATTATTTGCGCCACATTCATAGTCAGTAACTTACTCATCAACTAAGCAGATGTACACAATTTCACATTTAGTTAAAGTGagatactaaaaaaaaaaaaagttgtgtaatTAAACTGTTTAATATTGGATTAATAAGCGTACAGGCGGTGGTGACAGCACTTCAGGAAATGAGAGGAAGTTTGTACTCGTAAAATCTTATTTTCTGTTGCGCTGAAGTAGCTCATTCCGATCAGAGAGGTctgaatttaaagaaaaaattaatttcagagaaattatttttgcaaaagagttgatttaaaagttttatttgtaaacattaaatatttctttctctctaaagTTTTTGAATTCGGCACCAAATGCGTTACAGAAGTTGTAAGTACATCGTGATGTCAAAGATGTGGGCCTACATCACACACTCATGAACCTCTTGGTATAAGATGGAGTTTATCATTTGCCAAACGTGTTAAATCATAACTACCTAGACGTTTATAAGACATAAAACATAGACAACGTGCTCGGCATGAACTTGGATGGGTTGAAATCGTTTAAATTGCACCATGCTTAGTGTAGCTCTTGgcaatagaaataataaatatatagaaacgTTTATATTCAACAGCAACAATACTTACAGCACATACAAACAAGGAATGTCTGACAGTTTTACAAACACCATGGGTCCCTCATTTTCTATACAGATGAGATATTTTTCCACATATGCGTCATACATAAAAGGAGTGCCATAACTACGAATCTGTATCAAATCTAGCAGACTACATAGTGTCcggtatatattatatatagacaTCACCTCAGCAAGTGCctataaaagaaaaagaaaaaaaaaatggaagaaaaaaagaaaagaaaactagaACATGCGTTGTCTTTTCTGGATACTTTTTGGGATCCTGTCAGAAACACATAGGCACGagtcagaaaagaaaagaaaattaaatctTTTCATTATAACAAACTTTGTACACGTGTTATAAACCGATGCATTGGAGGCATCACATAATCTATCATAATagacagtgtgtgagtgcgcgtgtgtgtgcgtgtgtggtcatatatatatatgtatatatataaatggaATATATTACATCTGAGTATGCTGAATCAGTAGAGCCGACGTTAAATAAACAGTAAGTGATTGCAAGACCGGATTATCTTTGTTGACAATTTGTCCGCTGGAGAGAAATTCCCAGTGATGATTCACTCGTTTGGCACTCAAGAAAACCATTTCAAAGAATTAAAAGGCTTACACGGCaatcaaactgttttttttctctctcgtgAATCCTTATCATAATAGGGTACTGTTGATCTATTAGCCTACGGAGCTtgcagaaataataataacgttTAAAAAGTCTGACTCAAACAGTCTTTTGGAAGTTCTTTGAGGTCTCCCCAACGAGTCAGACTCAGAAAGGTAGGGTGTCGAGGAAAAGTTTGTCAATTATTGCTGGCGGAGGGACTAGATCTTCTAGTTTTAGGTAAAAGATACGCTGCAGACCTTGGGTACATAGTGTGCGCAGTTCTGGGAGCTTTCCCAAGAGTTTTGACAAATAGTTGGGACGATTCAATCCACCGCCATTGAATGTCACTTGATCTTTGAGGCAGTTGACTATCTTGTTTTGGAGATCCTCGACTCTCTTGGGTTCTTTAAGCCCGTGTCGCTCTGAAATattgaagacaaaaaaaaaaaagaatgtcaAAGATGAATTACTTCCCATGCAtttgctctctgtgtttttgcatgctTTGTGAGGCTGGCAGAGTTCTGCCGAAGGGAGCAGCCGCTTTTACGCACCTGTTACCATGGCCAGAGCTGCGATGCAGGAGAAAGCTGAGATGTCTATGTTCATGCTCTGCAAGTTGGAAGAAAACTCCACGATCGAGTCCACCCACTCTCCAAATCCACGGACGCACTGTAGCCTGTGTAACACCACTCCATTACAAAAAATAAGTTTGCCTTCCACCGGGTTGGACCTGCAATTAATAAGAAAATGCCATTAATTACGCTGGGCAATAAATGGGAATTTAAGAGCCTATTTATGATTGGGCAGCTAATAAAACCCAAAGCAATGGAGCTTGAAGGAGGAGCTGATGATTATCTAAAGCctggattgttttgttttataattacGCAGCTCACCTGTACGCCAGCCGCAGGACGAAAAGTTCAAGGAAGGCGGATTCGAAGAGGAGATCTTGATCTTGCTTCGGTAGATCAGAAAAGCCAGGGATCTTCTCCGCCCAGCCCCGGATGATCTCCATGGAGCCCGTCAGGAGATCATAGAACTGCTGGATGTGCTGAGTGTTGTCTCCAGTCATTTGGTAGTCAGGGTTAGCCTGGAACtggaatttaatttaaacagcGCCTTAATGAGGTCCTTAAAATATATAATCCGTGAAATGGCAAAAGCCCATTTCTAAAAAGGAGAGGGTGCTTTTTCTTACTATTAAATTCATGTCTTCCTTTTATTAAGTTCTCTATTTCAGCGCAATTTACTAAGGGAAAAATACGCCGCATGAAAAGCCTGACAAAGTTAGGAATTCAGCGGTGTATTAGAGAAAAGCTTCAAGGCAGTAAATTGTTACCTAAGAGCAGGACTAAATTAAAAAGGCCGGAGTAATAGTTGTTaactcttttttccttttaaagtgttgtgtgttatttattaCTGGGATTGTGGTACTTCACTTACTCTGGAGTAGTCCAAAGCTGACATGGAGGGGTTGGAGTCCACATGGGCCCTGACAAGTGCGCTTATGAGGCTCACCGGCGGCGAGGGTGGGGAGGGCTCCTGGGGACTTTTGGGTTTGGATGGTAGGCGTCCTCTCCGACCTTTCAGGTTATCCGTTCGGACAACTGCACAGGAAGAAACGTGAGGCATAATAAACACGTCCTCCTGTTGCTGCGCGTAAATGCTCAAATAGGGTTTAAATAACAACCCAACACTCTTTTACGCACACGTGCTCCAAGTGTGTCAATGCAGAAATATCAAATACTGGtgtaaaatattttcactgcatGGCCCTAAACGTaccttctctcaccattccGACCACCATGCACTTCTGGAAACGGCAGAACTGGCAGCGATTTCTTCGGCGTTTGTCAACAGGACAGTTTTTGTTTGCTAAACACAcgtattttgcatttttctggACGGTGCGctgtaatgaaagaaaaacacattgtcactCTGCAGGGCCTATTTCCAAGGCTTTTTATAACATGTGGAACACGGACTGTGGATTGCTCCACAAGTGACacggcatttaaaaaaaaaaaaaaaagaaagaaaaagaaaagatgaaaacgATATAATATCTGTCTCATCTGCTGTTTGGGGCTGCGCTGTATGAACCAACAGGAGGGAATAGACAGGCAGCAAATACACGTTCGTGGTCTTTCATATTTTACTCACTCCTCTGAGATTGACTATGTGTGGGTAGATAAGATTGTTATATAAAGTTATTTGACGCATGCCCTTGGATGTGTTGCTTGGTGATATTTAGTGTAGCTCTCCTATAGATTCTATTAACTGTTCAAGCTGCGTTATTCTTCTTCTTAACACTACTGGCAACTTTTAACTCGCAGGCGCCGTGAATACTAagcaacacacagcacatcttTCATGTAACAACAATTTCACTCATTCACGGTTGTTGTCTCGTCAGCCCACCTTGAAAAATCCTTTGCAGCCCTCGCAGGTTCTCACTCCATAATGCTGGCAGGCTGCGTTGTCCCCACAAACCGCACACAGACCCTCGTTTGACGGAGATCCTCGGGACGGGGGCGATGGCACTTGGCTGTCCACCAGCTGGTGCCCGTGGCCGAGCTGCAGGGAGTGAGGAAAGGCCAGACCCGCCTGTTTCCGTATGGCGCTGGGCACCGCGAAGCTCTGGCCGTCCAGGCCGCGGTGCACGCCGGGGTTTTCGTGGTTCATGGAGACGTGCAGCGGCCCGTCGAAGCGCATCTGACAGCTGGAAACGGGGGTGCCAGGCGGGGACTGCTTGAAGGAGAAGAGCGAAAGCCTTGACACGGGATTCTTGCGCTGGTCTATCATATGAGACGTGGCCGCAACGTAGTTCTGGTGAAAACTGTGGAGGGAGCCAGGGTCCTCCCACATGTGATTAGGCTGGACCTGGAAGTTTGGTGTACTTGGGGCATGAGGCGAGGACGGTTTGAAGTACATAGGCCCAGAGTGGGCCATCATTTCTTCCGACTGAGGTGGCAGGTGGCTCTGCTGATGGTAGTTGTGCATCTGGACGTCCTCCACCTTGATAGAGGACTGCTCTCCAGAGTGGGGCATCTGATACAGACAGGGCGGTTTAACGTCGTAACCGGTGTTATAGTTGTCCATGAATGTACTGAAACTCGGGAGAGAAGTAGTAGCTGTGATCTCAGTGTTGGTCAAGTCCAtgctaaacttaacaaactctGGTGTTAAGAAGTCGCAGCTGTATTCTCCAGCGGTGTGGTAGCTGTAGCTCTGGGAAGCAGGACTAGCTCCTTGAGGTGATGATCCATACTGAGCCTGAACGCAGGGCATGGCTGAAAACCAAACGGgtaaaaacaaatgagaatTTCTCAAATAAACCTTCAAACCGTGGACAAAAAGTTTTACAGTTCAGTCTATTTAATTTTACTccaagagaaaaatgaatagGGCTTTACATTACTGAGTCATTCCAGAATAAAACAGCATGAAACTAATAcaacagtgtttatttttttttttaaatctgtaaatAATTTTCCATATCATACCTCAAGTCTTCTGACAGTTTTTCGGTGACGCTTGAAATGAGGGATGTCAGGAGTTGTATGGGTGTCAGGATTCAAGAAAGCGGCTCTGCTGTGGATCTTCCCCTAATAAAACACACCACTCTGACATTTACTAGattataaaaacaacacaatctCTAAAAAATGACCACGAGATCCCAGATGTAGACAGATTTAACCACAAAATGTCACCAGTTTCTAATTACGCACAGCCATTTGGAAAAGTGTAATAACAATGCGGAATGGATACTGACCAAATATATCAGCGcatatagaaataaaacagcacaagtccttttcttttctgattAGAAGTGTGAGGTGCCGTTCGTGATAACTTTGCGCACTTGGCGTCAGTGACAACTTGTCTAGAAAGCAGAAGACTAAAAAGTGAGACACCAGCAGCACCCACAGACACGAACAGTCTGGCTCAGCTTTGTATAAAGTCAGCTTAACAGttggaggggggaaaaaaagactaaaaagaaGATTTAAATGTCTCTGATCAGGCGGTGCCAGTTAAGCAGAGACGCGGATTACGCTGCAAAGACAGAGATCTTACCTCTTTCACATCAGGATCGTGGCTTTCAATCCATGCGATAAGCATGCAGGGGGTATTCATCAATTTCTGTAAAAGCTCCAAATCATGAGCGTCGGTACCCAACAATGCCAGGCAGGCAAAACCGTGTGACTCCGCGCACTGACAGCGACACGAGCTTCGACTACCCAGTCCGGCCAATGTGGCTTTGTTTATGTGAGCTCCGGATACCGTGGCCCACGTGTTTCACAGCGCGTCGTCATCGGCGTCGACACCGACATGGACCAATCAGCCGGGGAACTTACTCAAGCCCCAATTTCTCTGGcgagtgtgtttgtcttgtggTATGTGTTCTATGTTGCTTCCCACATGGACATTAGCAGAGATGTAGTGGAGGGGAAAGCCTTCTCTGCTCAGTTCAGACgcctttgtgtttgcaggggGCTTAAGGCGCGCTTGTTTTGGACTCGCATTAATCTGCGCGCGTTGATTTCATTGTACATATCAGAGGTCTGCACCGTAAATGAGTGAGGGGGAGCTGGTAGCTTCTGCACATGCAGTATAATTAACTTTTGTTGGCGTGATCTCCTTTTGTTTTACTCCACCGCAATCAACACACGGAGCTTGCTTGTAAATGGAGGCGAATTAATATTACGCATGACACAGTTAAAGGTAAAGTTGGAGGTTGCAGCAGGCCACCATGGGAGCGTGTCCCACCcagctgcctttttttttttttttccctccataaTCAGGTATTGCGACACACAGATCACAGGTAGAAACATCCCCACTGACTGGTAGTGAGTTATTTATGGCCTGGTAGTTGTTATTTTAGTGGTAAATTGAGATGAGTGTACACTGGCACATCTAGGCACAGTTATGTCACAATGAGCCTGATAGGCCAGACTCACTACACTTGTATGAAACGGGCCTAATGAAGCGGGGGGTCAATATTATTCTTCGTTATCTTCTGACAGGATTTCTGTATTTCAATTGTGTTCCAAATTTAGACCTCAGGTGGGGTGGGCTGCCTATTCATAGGGCTGGTGTGGTGTATGTGAGCGgctgaggtgggggggggggggggggggtgtaattAGTCGGCCTGTAGCCAGTTGTCATGGGGGAACCAATTTAGTCCCCAGAGAGGGAAACGTGATAGGAGCGGGCAGAATGGAGAGTGACGCAGAAAATGCTGAAGTTGACGCAATCGCCAAAACAATCTTTTGGCCTTATTGTTCTGCAGCGATGGAAATAACTGATCTCGGTGTAATCTTACACCAGCACCTTGTAGCCAATCAAGTTGGCCCAAATTTTTTTTCTAGATGCATATTGGTCAGGGCAGCAAGCCAAGCCGAGGAGGGAGCATAGCCTGCACGCAGGGTGCCAGTGGATGTGTAGAGAAGTGAGCAGCATCATGTGTTATTTCTAGTGGAATGAGGCTTTATCAGAAGAGCCATCCGTCTCAGAGCAGTTTTCTTTGACTGCTCTGCACTCAGTGCACACAAGGACAGATTGTgcaaggaggaggggggggactGTATATCATGGTTACACTCACCTCTAGAGGACACTATTGTTCACCAGCCATACATCAACCTGCACCTGCCTCTTACAATTAACCTTTTTAATTAACCTAACCCCATTAAGGCTGTGGGTCACGCCCAGTCTTTTTCAGGTGGGCTATATGGCAGGATTTGTAAATTACAAATTCCCCACTCTGCACTGTTGATATTCACAAGTTAAATAATCTAGcaaaagttctgttttttttgtgttttgtttttgtcttttgaaaaGTTGTAATTACCTTGACCTCCTCACCTTTGTGGTTGCTGCTAATTAGACCACTGTTCACTTGCATCTTTTACAGGACGCTTCTAGTTGGTCAAGACTTGCGCAAAATCTTTCGCTGTGTGCTGAAATCCGCTGGCAATACACATGTATTTATGTCTAGGGTGTGACTCACCTCTGCAGATTCAATCTACTTTGTCTGAAAACATCCATGACAGGATGCTGCATGGTCACACTGCGTTTCTGTtatccatttaccatttagagtttggaatgaaaacacaattagCAGTTTAATTGGCCATTTTACTGAAGAATAATTAACTTCTCAT
This region of Pempheris klunzingeri isolate RE-2024b chromosome 10, fPemKlu1.hap1, whole genome shotgun sequence genomic DNA includes:
- the nr4a2a gene encoding nuclear receptor subfamily 4 group A member 2a translates to MPCVQAQYGSSPQGASPASQSYSYHTAGEYSCDFLTPEFVKFSMDLTNTEITATTSLPSFSTFMDNYNTGYDVKPPCLYQMPHSGEQSSIKVEDVQMHNYHQQSHLPPQSEEMMAHSGPMYFKPSSPHAPSTPNFQVQPNHMWEDPGSLHSFHQNYVAATSHMIDQRKNPVSRLSLFSFKQSPPGTPVSSCQMRFDGPLHVSMNHENPGVHRGLDGQSFAVPSAIRKQAGLAFPHSLQLGHGHQLVDSQVPSPPSRGSPSNEGLCAVCGDNAACQHYGVRTCEGCKGFFKRTVQKNAKYVCLANKNCPVDKRRRNRCQFCRFQKCMVVGMVREVVRTDNLKGRRGRLPSKPKSPQEPSPPSPPVSLISALVRAHVDSNPSMSALDYSRFQANPDYQMTGDNTQHIQQFYDLLTGSMEIIRGWAEKIPGFSDLPKQDQDLLFESAFLELFVLRLAYRSNPVEGKLIFCNGVVLHRLQCVRGFGEWVDSIVEFSSNLQSMNIDISAFSCIAALAMVTERHGLKEPKRVEDLQNKIVNCLKDQVTFNGGGLNRPNYLSKLLGKLPELRTLCTQGLQRIFYLKLEDLVPPPAIIDKLFLDTLPF